In one Sulfitobacter sp. LCG007 genomic region, the following are encoded:
- a CDS encoding winged helix-turn-helix domain-containing protein, which yields MKLLVVEDDATTGAYIARGLREEGQTVDLVEDGREALFQATEGNYDVMIVDRMLPGLDGLTLVKTLRGAGNRTPVLFLTSLGSVDDRIGGLNAGGDDYLVKPFAFGELSARVAALARRPQALEQETVLRCGPLEMDLIGRKVTREGQTIDLLPREFSLLEHLMRRKGRVQTRTMLLEAVWDLSFDPMTNVVETHISRLRAKVDKPFDTELIQTVRGAGYKIDA from the coding sequence ATGAAACTGCTTGTGGTCGAGGACGACGCCACCACCGGGGCCTATATCGCGCGCGGGTTGCGCGAGGAGGGTCAGACCGTCGATCTGGTGGAAGACGGACGCGAGGCTCTCTTTCAGGCGACGGAAGGCAATTATGACGTGATGATCGTGGACCGGATGCTTCCGGGACTCGATGGGCTCACACTCGTCAAGACGCTGCGCGGGGCCGGCAACCGGACGCCGGTGCTTTTCCTGACCTCGCTCGGCAGCGTGGACGACCGGATCGGCGGACTGAATGCGGGGGGCGACGACTATCTCGTCAAGCCGTTCGCCTTCGGAGAGCTCTCGGCCCGCGTCGCCGCGCTGGCGCGACGCCCGCAGGCGCTTGAGCAGGAGACCGTCCTGCGTTGCGGTCCGCTGGAAATGGACCTGATCGGACGGAAGGTCACGCGCGAGGGTCAGACGATCGACCTGCTGCCACGCGAATTCTCCCTTCTTGAACACCTGATGCGCCGGAAGGGGCGGGTTCAGACCCGGACCATGCTGCTCGAGGCCGTCTGGGATCTCAGCTTCGACCCGATGACCAATGTGGTCGAGACCCATATCTCGCGGCTGCGGGCCAAGGTCGACAAGCCCTTCGATACCGAGCTGATCCAGACGGTCCGCGGCGCCGGCTACAAGATCGACGCATGA